One genomic window of Panicum hallii strain FIL2 chromosome 6, PHallii_v3.1, whole genome shotgun sequence includes the following:
- the LOC112896356 gene encoding reticulon-like protein B23, with protein MDPTGGGGGDGDPAAARGSGGGVGTGAGRWAVGTVCGGLVYYHCAVRHASAVSLAADVLLVLLCSLSILGLLFRHLHISVPVDPLEWQISQEMANSIVASLANTVGAAESVLRVAATGHDKKLFFKVVFTLYFLAALGRVVSGAAVAYAALCIFCLYMFAQSTDLFDQLPSWLPVGRDSLGSVQDTA; from the exons ATGGAccccaccggcggcggcggcggcgacggcgaccccgcggcggcgagggggagcgGAGGAGGAGTGGGGACGGGGGccgggcggtgggcggtgggCACGGTGTGCGGGGGCCTGGTGTACTACCACTGCGCGGTGCGGCACGCCAGCGCGgtctccctcgccgccgacgtcctcctcgtcctcctctgcTCGCTCTCCATCCTCGGCCTCCTCTTCCGGCACCTCCACATCTC GGTGCCTGTGGATCCTCTTGAGTGGCAGATTTCTCAGGAAATGGCAAATAGCATCGTTGCATCCTTGGCTAATACCGTAGGTGCTGCTGAGTCCGTGTTAAGGGTGGCTGCAACTGGACATGACAAGAAGCTGTTTTTCAAG GTGGTTTTTACATTGTATTTTCTAGCAGCTTTGGGGAGAGTGGTGTCAGGAGCTGCAGTTGCTTATGCTG CACTATGTATCTTCTGCCTCTACATGTTTGCACAGAGCACCGATCTGTTTGATCAACTTCCTTCCTGGCTACCTGTGGGAAGGGATTCATTGGGCAGTGTTCAGGATACCGCGTGA